The sequence below is a genomic window from Nocardia fluminea.
GCGCCCCGGGCATGCTGTCGATCATCACCTCGACCGCCGACGCGGCGGCCACCGAGACCATCGCGCGCGCCGGCGACGGCATCGTCATGCTCACCCCGCCCCAGCTCGCCGTCGACGGTGCCGATCTGGTGATGATGCAGGCCATGCCCGCAGTCGATCCCTCCGCACCGCGGATGGCCGAAATCCTGGACCGGTTGCGTGCCGACCTGCCCGCCGACGCGGTGGTCGGTGGCGCGGCGGCGGAAAACCTCGACCTGCAACAAGCCCTCGACGACTATCTGCCGATCGTGGTGGTCATCATCTTGGTGCTCGGGTTCGTGTTGTTGCTGATCGCGTTGCAGGCCCCGCTCATCGCTGCCCTGGGAACCCTGGTCAGCCTGCTCTCGACCGCGGCCGCGTTCGGGGTGGCCAAGCTGATCTTCCAGGACGGGCACGGCGCCGAGCTGCTCGGCTTCACCCCGCAAGGGTTCCTCGACGGGTGGGGGCCGGTGTTCTTCTTCGCGATGATCTTCGCCATCGCCATGGACTACACGGTGTTCTTGCTGGCCACCGCCAAGGAACACTACGAGCGCACCGGCGACCCCCACGCCGCGCTCCTGGACGGGCTCGCGCATTCGGGGCGGGTCATCTTCGCCGCCGCGGCGGTGATGGTGGCGGTGTTCTTCACCTTCGCCCTGGCCGACCCGCTGCCCCCGAAGGAGATGGGCATCATCCTGGGTGTCGCGGTCCTGCTCGACGCACTGCTGGTGCGGTTGGTGCTGTTGCCGGTGATTCTGCGCCTGACCGGGCACGCTGCCTGGTGGAGCCCGGCGTGGCTGACCCGGGTGCTGCCCACCATCAGCTTCGCTCACCACTGACCCACCGGCCAACCCACTTCCTCGGAACCCCCTATACCCCATGGGGTATAGGGGGGAGGATCCGAGAAGGGAAACATCGATGATCGGCAACGACGACGCTATCGCGCAGGTACTCAACAGGCTGCGCCGCGCCCAGGGCCAACTCACCGGGGTGATCGCCATGATCGAGGACGGGCGCGACTGCAAGGACGTGGTCACCCAACTCGCCGCGGTCTCCAAAGCGCTCGACCGCGCCGGATTCAAGATCGTCGCCACCGGCCTGCGCGAATGCCTCACCGAGACCCCCGAGGGTGAGGCCGCGCCCATGAGCATCGACGAACTGGAAAAGCTCTTTCTCGCCCTGGCCTGACCCCGCACAGCGCGGGGTCGGGTACGCACACTGGAAGGACTCCCGCCGATGGCATTGCCACCGCGACCGCACGGATGGACCATCACCCGCCTCGTCCCGGCCCTGGCCGGGACCCTGGTCCTGCTCAGCGTATTGCTGAGTGTGACCCTGTCCCCGTGGTGGCTGATTCTGGCCGCCCTGGTCGGGGCGAACCTGCTGCTCTACAGCGCGGCGGGCTGGTGCCCGGCCACCCTGGTGATGCGCCGACTCGGTCTGACCGACACGACCTGCCCAACCCCCACCGCCTGACCACTCTCCTCGGATCGGAGCACACGAATGGACCTGGCCCTGTCGACCACGCTGCACACCAC
It includes:
- a CDS encoding metal-sensitive transcriptional regulator; this encodes MIGNDDAIAQVLNRLRRAQGQLTGVIAMIEDGRDCKDVVTQLAAVSKALDRAGFKIVATGLRECLTETPEGEAAPMSIDELEKLFLALA
- a CDS encoding YgaP-like transmembrane domain, yielding MALPPRPHGWTITRLVPALAGTLVLLSVLLSVTLSPWWLILAALVGANLLLYSAAGWCPATLVMRRLGLTDTTCPTPTA